The genomic region tgatgttttatttttaacaggTAAAGCATGAAGCAGATAAATGTATCTGTAATAGGTCTCTCAGGGACTGAAAAAGATCGGGGTCAAGTTGGTGTTGGAAAATCTTGTCTATGCAACAGGTTTATTCGCCCGATGGCTGATGATTACTTTATTGATCACATATCAGTGTTGAGTCAGGTAGGCTAATAAagtgaaaacataaaaattccaaaaattgaaattatacatatacatatatatttatagagCGATTTCAGTGGAAGAATTGTTAATAATGATCATTTCTTATACTGGGGAGATGTACGAAAAACCACTGAAGATGGAGTGGAGTATAATTTCCAAATAATTGAGCAGACAGAATTCATGGACGACTCAACATTCCAACCCTTTAAAGTTGGGAAAATGGAACCATATTATAAACGGTGTGTAGCCACGAAAGTATTTTCGGCAGAAaaacttatgtatatatgcaaaaaCCAATTGGGCATAGAGAAGGAATACGAACAGAAAGTTATGCCCGAAGGTCGTCTTAGTATAGATGGTTTCATCATAGTTTTTGATGTTAGTCCAGTGCCTAATCGGCCGGTTGAGAAGCAAGTTGAATTTGTCCACAATGTCATaacaaatattcttaaaaataagaaaccacTTGTGCTCGTGACAACAAAGAACGACGACGCCAATGAAATATATATACGAGAAGCAGAAAAAATATGCCAACGCAAGGAATATAAGGGTTTGGTGCAGTTGGTAGAAACATCATCGCATGAATCTATAAATATAGACTTAGCATTTATACTCCTTGCTCAAACgatagaaaaagtaaaaagtcgtATCAAAATTACCTCATATCACGAGGCTGCAAAATCACGCAAGGAGCTGTTAGACACACGAACTGAAGCTGTAACGAGACTCATTCGCAATCAAATAATTGATTATCAAGTGTTTTGGTCACAAGGCTCCAAAATATTAGCCCAGTATAGAGAATGGAccgaatttttgaatatttttggagTAGAAGCTGGTCTGAAGCTTTTCAGACGTCATATGAAAAAGTTACGGGATGAccacttaaataaaaaactgaatcagtATATAGATAAATTTGCCAATACCTTAGAGTATCTTTTGCCCGACATTAGCACCTTAGGAACTGTTGATGAAAATATATGGGTAAATGCCAAAGGCATTTTGCGAAACCACCCTGActtcgaacaatattttttcgaatgcCCTATAGCatcatggactgaattagatgCTATGGAAGAAGCCGAGGATGAAGTACGCATTCCATTTGATGTATTGGACACTCCAGAAGCAGAAACAATATTCAGAAATTACGTAAATGCGGTACAGcaagataaaaagaaaatagggtgagttcattttatattttcaaataaatactaataaaaatatgatactTTCGAAATCATTTGTAATCACAACATTTTTACTATCGCTCAATCTAAAATGGTCAAGGTTAAATTAAAtggcttataattttttattcttttcacaTTAACCTTAATAGATTGGAGACTAATTTTGTGATATTTCTTTAATCCACTTTCGCATTGGAATCAATTTCGATTCGCTTCACTTTTCGGTAGTGGAAAACACTTAAGTAGTGGGGAATGAATCGGGATTTTATTTAGTTCTGGAATTGTtatactttaaattattttcttatcaTTAATTTCAGTTGAGTGgggtatttttttgaattatccCCTTAAGACTCGGagctttttttgaaataaatcaaaaaataatatatataatatataaaataataaataaatttatattaattaattctaGTTTAACTTGTTAACATCAagaactttttgtaaaaaaaattaaactttttattatttagcatCTGCTAATATAAGAAATCTTTGCTAAGTCGTCGCGGGTAAATGTCATAATGTAATTTAAAAGTAGAGAATGGCTAAAAATTGGTGATTagatttgaaaatttgcttaaagtataaatatataaaaacataaatactaCCTCAAATTTGGtaatcaataaatatatatgtataaaatatatatttacgttGAAATTGTTAGATGGAAACACCAGTTTAAACTATTGTTGGAAGAGTCTGGCTTTGTAACACCGGGTAAGCAGTTGTCGGAGGTTCGAGTGCTTTTTATGGGACGCGAGTGTTTCGAAGCTTTATCCGAACATGACTGTcaacaaatttatgatattcATCAAGACGAAATAATTGAGAAAAGTAAGCAAAACTTCATTGAACTTTTGTTGGAAAACGCCCAATTTTTTCAGCAGTTTAAAAATGTGGACATTATAACTCAAGAAGATGTTCGAGCTATAACAGATCTTATACAGGATGATTCCAGGTAAATTCCGAcaataaagttttaagttaataCAAATTGTATGGTTATTATTCACGATATAAGTGTTGCAAATTCATGGTCAATAGTAAATTCATTCCTTTTATTaattcagaaaatattaatatgacAAAAATGAATATAATTGTGAAAAGCCATAATTTTCCACAATATTATTCAAAAGGTTATGCACATTGCATTAGTTTGAACTGAATTGAACGTATCAGTCGCTAATATTTGACATGCGCGGATTAAAAGAATTGAGATTTGCGTAATTTAAGAGCTTCAATAGGCGCGATAGGTGGCTATGTCGTATTCAAGAATGGTAACTTACAGACTGTTTGCTtattctttttcttgattgatGTAACGGCCAGAGCGAAACAAGAAGGAAGTAAAATTGAGTATAGATTGACCTTTAAGAACCCAGTTAATGTGCAAAATTCTGTGAATGTCAGTTTTTAACTTGGACCAATGACACAGGTGTGGATAATCCTAAACatcttggttgttgttgttgttaacagcataggtagccctgtcagtgtaggcatatcatcgttcgtcttcgtctagctcatctaggggtaggctcaggaaacatgctgtttcgacaggttgggtccagagggagaggggggttagatgagtcggtttaagGGGgtatgtgaagaggtggttagtgttgttgttgttgttgttaacagcataggtagccctgtcagtgtaggcatatcatcgttcgtcttcgtctagctcatctaagggtaggcccaggaaacatgctgtttcgacaggttgggtccaaagggagaggggggttagatgagtcggtttgagagggcatgtgaagaggtggttagtgtcgtgcggggtaccttcacatgccggacatgtgtttggtatgtcggggtcgattctggatatgtaggctgccatgggaatgcctAAACATCTTGGTCATCTTGAACAGCTTAAACCACTCAAAAATACTGCAGTAGAGCTCGTGCAGTAGATGATTCTCCAAGTATAatgtgaaatttcaaaaaagatcGATGCTCTATCAATACCCTTGATACCCTTCCAGTGAAAGGAAAGGCTATATTACACTGGTTTGTTTCCGTTATTATTGTTGTGGTTGTAGCTGTAGAATCATTCCCCTTAGATGCATGGGGAATACTACTGAGGTGACAgctcttggccggatataaatccgggtcattccggttacgtagaaccgactgtcatgggaacagttgttgtagcagcaacaacaggtTTGTTTCCGTAAGCGAGAGTACTGCATTCAAAAGAGAAGGCTCCACGCTTAAAGTGCAAGCAATTGTTGAGAATTTAATGGTTGTGTGCTaagccattttttgaaaaattgaaaaaattagaatttttttgtgcaaaaaccTGATCCAATAAACGGAAGCGTACTTTAGTCTCACTTAATATAAAATCGTAGAtgggttgtaaaaaaaaaatcgctgtAGGTGAAGACGTGTGTCCAAAGTGTCAAATCAGAAGTGTGAAATGGTATGCTCGAAACAAGAAGTATTGTGACTGAAGATGAAAGGtagtttaattattataaacgTATCTCACCCACCATATTGCCTTCCATGAAATTCGTTTTTTGCACTTGCATATTTTGTAAACCATGATATACAGTAAGTGCACTAAGTAGCTCTTCCGTTCTTACGAAAAAgcgaaaatttgtactttgcttaaaatttaatttgctaaTATGTcatcatacctacatacatatttaagtatTATACTCGTAAATGAACATGACATTGCAAAACACTTATTGTAACACTACAcgtaaatatgaataaaaatattttgtttttgtttgatttttaggTATAAGATATTAGATAGGCTTGACCAGGAGAGACGAGTAATCCTATTCCAACATTTGGGCTTCATTCACTGCCCCATACGCGAGCATTGCCCCTTCTTTCATAATTGTGTTGATAGTTTAGTAGACGAATGTTTGGTAGATAAATCACCTAATCAAAAGAATTCTACTAATTGGAAATCGGCGAACTCCGATAGGACATTGAATTTATTAATAGTCGGGTCAGAGCACCTGGCAAGTGATTTACTCAATGATATTCGCATGTGCACAGGATCCAAGGGAGAATATGTGTATGAGAACCAAACATATTACTTAAATTATCGCATTGCTAATGGAGATATGGAAGCATTTAAGTCAATTGATGTTCATTCGAGTGGTaggtttgaaaattattgtttgtgcTATTGTTCTTTATTAAtgaattaacatatttttataggttTAATTTGTGTGTACTCAAATCAGCAGTCGTTTGAAACACTTAAAGATAACCTAGAACGTACTTTACTGTGCAATTTGGAATTAGAGGACAAGTTTGAAAACTTGCCCATAGTTTTGGTGTATCAACCTCAAGATTTGAAGGAGAACGAAGTTGAGTACCTGCGTAATGAAGGATTACGATTGTCTGAAATGCTGCACTGCGATTTTATTGATCatcaacaaaatcaacaaaaatatgtttacgaAATTCTTAATATAGTTATACTTTCTTTGCGattatctgaaatgaaaaattttgattcaTATTCCACCAATCACATCGATCTACGAATACTTGTTTGTATGTTTTGTGGCGATCAGTATGACATTGAAAACATTGTGAACCCACTAATAGCTGAATCAACAACTTGCAAATCGTCAgagcattcaattttaattgacGTATTCATAGGAGACTCAAAAAAGCGAATTGAATTTATCCTATCATCTTATCATGGTATTAATCAGTACCGCGAAGAACTAATTCATgggtatatttatttctattctgGAAAACGTAGATCTTCATTTGCTAATTTAAGGTAATTTTTTCTTCCTAATCGCGCacactttattatatatatgtaaataaagaaatagaaatacatgctatataattaaaaaaaaattaaatatcaagcTAAAATATTTCGAACTGAATACCAAAGTAGAAAACTTACACAAAAACCGTTTAAGCTTGGcaacataattttattgtaattaacttaaggggttaggggtagtcagaggcccgaaaaaaatgatgattttcattaatttttttgctagtcaatttgaaaaaaaaaaaaattaataattgtgaaATTTATCGCTGTTTTGTGGAGCCGGTTCTCCAGAAGTTCCTTGCGGTGACTTGTTATtgtcaatcggacaagagaaattagtttaattgtgtctgatcgaagcttttttcagaattaacaatatggcggcctcaggaaatattttttcagattttcgagaaaaaaaccgacaattgtttaaaaaaatcgaaatttcaaaaaaagtccTTTGATCAatcacgagttttttatgtttttcaaaagcagtataaatttgattgaaatctaccaagcggtttttaagttacagtgatcatcaGTTCAAAGAACATAGGTTTGAGAAAATCGCATTTAAAGCGCCCGAGcgctctttgttaattgttgaataactcgaaaagtatttgtcagattcacttcaaatgttcacgcaatatttttaaggtattatatatatactatacctactttaagaaaataaagaaaaaaatccaattttttgaaaactctgaCTACGCATAACCCCTTAATTAATTTGAGTTCAAATACGTTTTGCATAATTTCTACAATAAAATTGTGAATTAAAAACGAAGAAATTCAGTTTCATAACGACTATCAgtaatatatgattgtatatgtTTTCCAGTGTTTTAGCCGTACAAAATTCCAACATTCCATTACAAATAATCGCAGTAACTGAAAGTGGAGGCGCAAATGCATTTTTCAGCagtgaaatttgtcaatttctAATAACAGAAGGAAATTCTTTGGCTGATAGATGCAAGGGAAATTTTATGACATTCTCTGCTGATCAATATGTCAAGTGTAAGTATATGAGATTAGATACCACCTCTTATATAATCTAATTAATGATTTGTCTGTTTAGTCGCTTTCTATACGccctttttgaaaaatgtttgggAAAATAAGTATGAAGTAGAGAATTTGCATGTGGAGGAGTCAATAACTTTGGATTCTGGAGAAGGTACTTTGGAAAATTCAGTTAACCAACTGCCCCGGCCACCGCCTCGTCATGAGAGTTATATGTTGTCTAGCACCATGGGTACGGATGGATCTGGAAGTGAGAACTACGAAATGCTCCCAACACGATCATTGAATTCGTTAAATGGTAAGCATTCATTAGCTTATAGCTATAAAtagtattcatataaaaataaggaTTACAACCTTgacgaaataatttaattattcctGGCATACCCAACAGAGATAATTGGTGTGTATTCTTAATTAAGTTACTGAGTGCAATTAGAATAATCCTTTATAACTTCACGATCTTCGTTCACGGGCATTTTAACCaattattcaaattcaattcaaaatgcCCAACCGTGTTTACGCAAGCACTTTAAGGTCCAGTTTTTCAGCACTAGTTTAAAACTGTCCGTATGTAGCAATCCAATTATTGAAACCCTTGctcatctttttttttgatactaACTTCTAACCATATATCTCGTTTTTCAGTTATTTGTGAAATTTCTCAAGGAAACttgcatacatacgagtatagatATAGAGTATACCGTTACCAAAGGGCACAAAGTTCCCAACTTCGACTTTTAAGTTTTATAGGAGAAGTAAAAAACCGCTATGAAATTGATCAAAATCGAATATGTTCTTTAATATTAGCAGTTCTTTAATATTAGCAATAGAGTTTTTAGTTATTGAATCTTGAATAGTAAAGCCGAAAATTACCGACAGTATAAAACTTCTTCAAATACAGGATCAAATAACACAAACTAAATCCACCATGGAAATTTAAAGGCCCTGCCCGAATGGGTCAATGCATCCGTTGCGGCACCGCATTTGACTGATAGCCGAACTGattgtgtgtatttgtatagGAAGAGTCGCCATACGGCAAGTTTGGCACAACCACGATGTAGGCAATATATAATACGGAATAGTTGATTTGCATACGGCTATAATTTCATTGTGACATCTCATTGTGTTTTGTACGAGAAGTCAGTCGAATTCGTTTGCGCAAATGACACAATGGGCTCATTCTGGCAAGACTGTTAGTTTAATCTTCCTTACGCGCGTTACATTTTTTATGGATATTTCTTCATTCATTTGAATTGGCAGGGATATTACTTTCAGGAAGTGTgccaaaatgcaaattttcggAAATTAATTACAAGCGGACTTACATTATACATGTAATGTCCTTCCTGAATCTACCAAAAAGTGATTGCAGGTTAACTTTCGTAGATAGAGTAAGAAAGGCCACTATAGCACTTTACTCCTGTAAAAGATTAATAGGATCAACTTGGGGCCTCTCCGCTTACATTGTTCATTGGATGTACACAGCAATGGTAAGACCAATCTTAACTTACGGCGTATTAGTATGGTGGACGGCTTTAAATAGGAGGTACATCAAAAAGACTATGAATCATATACAAAGCCTTTATTTTTGTGGAGCCCTTAG from Anastrepha obliqua isolate idAnaObli1 chromosome 2, idAnaObli1_1.0, whole genome shotgun sequence harbors:
- the LOC129237140 gene encoding rho GTPase-activating protein 190 isoform X1, whose product is MKQINVSVIGLSGTEKDRGQVGVGKSCLCNRFIRPMADDYFIDHISVLSQSDFSGRIVNNDHFLYWGDVRKTTEDGVEYNFQIIEQTEFMDDSTFQPFKVGKMEPYYKRCVATKVFSAEKLMYICKNQLGIEKEYEQKVMPEGRLSIDGFIIVFDVSPVPNRPVEKQVEFVHNVITNILKNKKPLVLVTTKNDDANEIYIREAEKICQRKEYKGLVQLVETSSHESINIDLAFILLAQTIEKVKSRIKITSYHEAAKSRKELLDTRTEAVTRLIRNQIIDYQVFWSQGSKILAQYREWTEFLNIFGVEAGLKLFRRHMKKLRDDHLNKKLNQYIDKFANTLEYLLPDISTLGTVDENIWVNAKGILRNHPDFEQYFFECPIASWTELDAMEEAEDEVRIPFDVLDTPEAETIFRNYVNAVQQDKKKIGWKHQFKLLLEESGFVTPGKQLSEVRVLFMGRECFEALSEHDCQQIYDIHQDEIIEKSKQNFIELLLENAQFFQQFKNVDIITQEDVRAITDLIQDDSRYKILDRLDQERRVILFQHLGFIHCPIREHCPFFHNCVDSLVDECLVDKSPNQKNSTNWKSANSDRTLNLLIVGSEHLASDLLNDIRMCTGSKGEYVYENQTYYLNYRIANGDMEAFKSIDVHSSGLICVYSNQQSFETLKDNLERTLLCNLELEDKFENLPIVLVYQPQDLKENEVEYLRNEGLRLSEMLHCDFIDHQQNQQKYVYEILNIVILSLRLSEMKNFDSYSTNHIDLRILVCMFCGDQYDIENIVNPLIAESTTCKSSEHSILIDVFIGDSKKRIEFILSSYHGINQYREELIHGYIYFYSGKRRSSFANLSVLAVQNSNIPLQIIAVTESGGANAFFSSEICQFLITEGNSLADRCKGNFMTFSADQYVKFAFYTPFLKNVWENKYEVENLHVEESITLDSGEGTLENSVNQLPRPPPRHESYMLSSTMGTDGSGSENYEMLPTRSLNSLNEERDISLDEIYDDNEKPKHHHQRFQIFPPPTTPPEPAPPDHQLITCTYKSQFVSASESSLEEITSDVSGSKDSLATHEAEWLDDKNEPRRNLNKNSIWNNFSGSTHAYTTGRRHIDSNLNKIRPKGPSQTLKQPGKLNMKNFQLVSEAVAKMNFGGDSFLPASDADKCSKRYTHFNHTQLDCDEDDSEELAEYEQIYENEDCTESDSCASSTERKVRQQNSSYYKLNKKPPTNKKTKKKKIAIPVQTPRVPLFGSYVSPPEIPQHYHRTASDTKKPGEHCTNELVKNDKSPDYSMVPESINLFGSENLSELNINPKSLKDFEKTEKRRLKEDNARLRKLQEKEKEQEKKHKRKLKQASKGLSDNTESHFGKLLISDKDEIPTFLIRCVEFIEKEGLDSEGIYRVPGSRAHVDLLFQKFEEDPHTVIDVLDIPVNAVATALKDFFSKRLPPLFSKDIIKELEDIAGSRGIGSSKINVEVKTDRSCRLILLKTLLQKLPPINFLILKYIFEHFVHVSENSKLNSMDSKNLAICWWPTLIPIDFTDMSHFEQLRPYLEDIVQTMIDQFPYLFCGKDAFVMV
- the LOC129237140 gene encoding rho GTPase-activating protein 190 isoform X2; translation: MKQINVSVIGLSGTEKDRGQVGVGKSCLCNRFIRPMADDYFIDHISVLSQSDFSGRIVNNDHFLYWGDVRKTTEDGVEYNFQIIEQTEFMDDSTFQPFKVGKMEPYYKRCVATKVFSAEKLMYICKNQLGIEKEYEQKVMPEGRLSIDGFIIVFDVSPVPNRPVEKQVEFVHNVITNILKNKKPLVLVTTKNDDANEIYIREAEKICQRKEYKGLVQLVETSSHESINIDLAFILLAQTIEKVKSRIKITSYHEAAKSRKELLDTRTEAVTRLIRNQIIDYQVFWSQGSKILAQYREWTEFLNIFGVEAGLKLFRRHMKKLRDDHLNKKLNQYIDKFANTLEYLLPDISTLGTVDENIWVNAKGILRNHPDFEQYFFECPIASWTELDAMEEAEDEVRIPFDVLDTPEAETIFRNYVNAVQQDKKKIGWKHQFKLLLEESGFVTPGKQLSEVRVLFMGRECFEALSEHDCQQIYDIHQDEIIEKSKQNFIELLLENAQFFQQFKNVDIITQEDVRAITDLIQDDSRYKILDRLDQERRVILFQHLGFIHCPIREHCPFFHNCVDSLVDECLVDKSPNQKNSTNWKSANSDRTLNLLIVGSEHLASDLLNDIRMCTGSKGEYVYENQTYYLNYRIANGDMEAFKSIDVHSSGLICVYSNQQSFETLKDNLERTLLCNLELEDKFENLPIVLVYQPQDLKENEVEYLRNEGLRLSEMLHCDFIDHQQNQQKYVYEILNIVILSLRLSEMKNFDSYSTNHIDLRILVCMFCGDQYDIENIVNPLIAESTTCKSSEHSILIDVFIGDSKKRIEFILSSYHGINQYREELIHGYIYFYSGKRRSSFANLSVLAVQNSNIPLQIIAVTESGGANAFFSSEICQFLITEGNSLADRCKGNFMTFSADQYVKFAFYTPFLKNVWENKYEVENLHVEESITLDSGEGTLENSVNQLPRPPPRHESYMLSSTMGTDGSGSENYEMLPTRSLNSLNEERDISLDEIYDDNEKPKHHHQKWLDDKNEPRRNLNKNSIWNNFSGSTHAYTTGRRHIDSNLNKIRPKGPSQTLKQPGKLNMKNFQLVSEAVAKMNFGGDSFLPASDADKCSKRYTHFNHTQLDCDEDDSEELAEYEQIYENEDCTESDSCASSTERKVRQQNSSYYKLNKKPPTNKKTKKKKIAIPVQTPRVPLFGSYVSPPEIPQHYHRTASDTKKPGEHCTNELVKNDKSPDYSMVPESINLFGSENLSELNINPKSLKDFEKTEKRRLKEDNARLRKLQEKEKEQEKKHKRKLKQASKGLSDNTESHFGKLLISDKDEIPTFLIRCVEFIEKEGLDSEGIYRVPGSRAHVDLLFQKFEEDPHTVIDVLDIPVNAVATALKDFFSKRLPPLFSKDIIKELEDIAGSRGIGSSKINVEVKTDRSCRLILLKTLLQKLPPINFLILKYIFEHFVHVSENSKLNSMDSKNLAICWWPTLIPIDFTDMSHFEQLRPYLEDIVQTMIDQFPYLFCGKDAFVMV
- the LOC129237140 gene encoding rho GTPase-activating protein 190 isoform X3 — encoded protein: MKQINVSVIGLSGTEKDRGQVGVGKSCLCNRFIRPMADDYFIDHISVLSQSDFSGRIVNNDHFLYWGDVRKTTEDGVEYNFQIIEQTEFMDDSTFQPFKVGKMEPYYKRCVATKVFSAEKLMYICKNQLGIEKEYEQKVMPEGRLSIDGFIIVFDVSPVPNRPVEKQVEFVHNVITNILKNKKPLVLVTTKNDDANEIYIREAEKICQRKEYKGLVQLVETSSHESINIDLAFILLAQTIEKVKSRIKITSYHEAAKSRKELLDTRTEAVTRLIRNQIIDYQVFWSQGSKILAQYREWTEFLNIFGVEAGLKLFRRHMKKLRDDHLNKKLNQYIDKFANTLEYLLPDISTLGTVDENIWVNAKGILRNHPDFEQYFFECPIASWTELDAMEEAEDEVRIPFDVLDTPEAETIFRNYVNAVQQDKKKIGWKHQFKLLLEESGFVTPGKQLSEVRVLFMGRECFEALSEHDCQQIYDIHQDEIIEKSKQNFIELLLENAQFFQQFKNVDIITQEDVRAITDLIQDDSRYKILDRLDQERRVILFQHLGFIHCPIREHCPFFHNCVDSLVDECLVDKSPNQKNSTNWKSANSDRTLNLLIVGSEHLASDLLNDIRMCTGSKGEYVYENQTYYLNYRIANGDMEAFKSIDVHSSGLICVYSNQQSFETLKDNLERTLLCNLELEDKFENLPIVLVYQPQDLKENEVEYLRNEGLRLSEMLHCDFIDHQQNQQKYVYEILNIVILSLRLSEMKNFDSYSTNHIDLRILVCMFCGDQYDIENIVNPLIAESTTCKSSEHSILIDVFIGDSKKRIEFILSSYHGINQYREELIHGYIYFYSGKRRSSFANLSVLAVQNSNIPLQIIAVTESGGANAFFSSEICQFLITEGNSLADRCKGNFMTFSADQYVKFAFYTPFLKNVWENKYEVENLHVEESITLDSGEGTLENSVNQLPRPPPRHESYMLSSTMGTDGSGSENYEMLPTRSLNSLNEWLDDKNEPRRNLNKNSIWNNFSGSTHAYTTGRRHIDSNLNKIRPKGPSQTLKQPGKLNMKNFQLVSEAVAKMNFGGDSFLPASDADKCSKRYTHFNHTQLDCDEDDSEELAEYEQIYENEDCTESDSCASSTERKVRQQNSSYYKLNKKPPTNKKTKKKKIAIPVQTPRVPLFGSYVSPPEIPQHYHRTASDTKKPGEHCTNELVKNDKSPDYSMVPESINLFGSENLSELNINPKSLKDFEKTEKRRLKEDNARLRKLQEKEKEQEKKHKRKLKQASKGLSDNTESHFGKLLISDKDEIPTFLIRCVEFIEKEGLDSEGIYRVPGSRAHVDLLFQKFEEDPHTVIDVLDIPVNAVATALKDFFSKRLPPLFSKDIIKELEDIAGSRGIGSSKINVEVKTDRSCRLILLKTLLQKLPPINFLILKYIFEHFVHVSENSKLNSMDSKNLAICWWPTLIPIDFTDMSHFEQLRPYLEDIVQTMIDQFPYLFCGKDAFVMV